AAATATCAATGATTCAGTCATAAGTCTTTGTAATTTATTCAATAGCACGTAAGATTATGTTTCACCTTTAGGTATTGAGTATTGACCAGATAGATTGTAGAACTTGAGATAAGATCCAAGCACTGGCAGTCTGAGCTGACAAACTACTCATGAACTTCCACCTTTCTAGCTTTTAGAATACAGCGATTTACAGCTGAGATGATATGAGAACTTGGTGCCATTCCCTTTGAAGACATTTCATCAAGCAATATAGAAGCTTTCTTTTTGTGCCCTCTGTTacagaaggaagaaatcatAGCAGTGTATGTTACCGTATCTGGTTCTAGTCCTTTGTAAATCATCTCTTTATATAGGTTACTTGCATCTTCAGAGTTATCTGTCTTTATGTGCCCATCAATCAAAACAGTGTAGCAAATAACATCTAGACTTGTTTCCATTTGCTTCATATCCCCCCAGATGGTGCGAACATCTGATGTCGCTGCATTTTTAAAGCTTCCATCAAGTAAAACTGTGTAGGTAATGACATTAGGTTTGATCCCTCTCCTCTTCATATCCTGGAAGAGGTCATGCGCCTCTTTCAAGGAATTCATCCTACAATAACTATTTATCATAATTGTGTAAGTTTTAACATCAGGAGTATATCCTCTCCcaacaaaaaaatcaaacaaagaGCGAGCCTGTTTTACATCCCTAGCCTGACACAAAGCAACTAATACTTTAGAATACATTATGTTGCTAGGTGCAACATTCAATGACAACATGATCTTCAGCAACTCCTTAGCTTTGTCAATGTCACCTGCAAAACAGAGTTTACTAAGTAGCTTGGAACAAGAATCTTCTTTTACAATATCTCCTTGGTCTGACAGCTCAAGGAAAAGTTCATACGATTTTCCGACAAGGTCTGCTTCACAATAGCCCTTCACCATCGCAGAATAGATTTCCACACCTTTATCTTCTAgacttttaaaatatttctcAGCTTCTACAACCTTTCCTTCTGAAAATAAACCTTCAATGATCAACTTGTGTGTAGTCGAGTTTGGCTTCACACCATGGTTCTCCATACCATCCAAAATGCAAATTGCCACACAAGCATGACCATTTCTAGACAACCCGGCAGCTAGTACATTATATGTCACAATATCAAGTTTAAAACCTTTACCTTCTAGACTGTTCAAATATGCCTCAGCTTCTACAACTTTGCCTTCTGAACATAAACCTTCAATGATCAACTTGTGTGTAGCTAAGTTTGGCTTCACACCTTCATTCTCCATATCATCCAAAATGCGAACTGCCTCACAAGCATGGCCATTTCTAGACAACCCAGTAGCTAGTACATTATATGTGACAATATCAGGTGCAAAACCTTTTTTTATCATTTCACTAAACATATCCAAGGCATCTAAGAGCTTATTCTGAAGGCAATACCCCTTAATAAGGGTTGTGTAGTGTTTAATATCTAAATCAATGTTCTTAACTCTCATCTCTTCCCGCATTTCTATTGCATCGTCCACTTTGCCTAATCTACACAAAGCATCAAACACAATATTATAAACTACCCCATCAAGAAACATGCCTGAttccttcaattttttaaaCACATCTACCACTTCCGAGGTCTTGCCCATCTTAACAAGGCAGTGAAGGAAGTAGCTAGCAACTACACAATTTGTTTTTATACCCTTTGAAATCATTTGACTACATAACTCTGAAGCTTTCCGCAGATTATGACTCTTACAATATCTATGGATCAATGCAGAATAAATATACACATCAGGAACCAACCCCTGGCTTTCCATGTCCAAAATAACACTCTCAGCTTCATATAATTTCATTTCATTACAAAACCCACGAATAACAACGGTGTAGGCATAAACCCCTATAGGGTCATTCATCCTTCTTAAATCTTGGAGCCTTTTATATCCCAAATCAGAACTACGACGATTGCAAATGCCCTCAATTAATGCTGCACAACAATAGGAATCAGGATTCACCCCAGCTTCCTTCATTTTATTATACACATGATCTGCCTCTTCCAAATAACCTTTCCTACACATTGCCTTGATTACAATGGCATAGGTGAAATTGTTGGGGCTCAAACCAAGACTCTTGAGCTGCTTGTAAATGGCCAAGGCCCTCTCCACATTACCATGTGCAACCAAACGGTTGAGGAGAAAGTTACAACTCAAGATACTTGGCAGAATCCCGAGCCTCCTAGTTAGAAACAAGAAATCATAAGCCTCTTCAAACATGTTAAGACTAACATAAGATTTAACATACCCATCAAA
This is a stretch of genomic DNA from Lotus japonicus ecotype B-129 chromosome 1, LjGifu_v1.2. It encodes these proteins:
- the LOC130728543 gene encoding putative pentatricopeptide repeat-containing protein At1g13800 isoform X3 codes for the protein MRLLPRFKTCHYSNSLRFASTALAHIDLPSFSDTPPRSSSPCVPELHKDTSNVLQTLHRLHNHPSLALSFFTQLKQQGVFPHSTSAYAAIIRILCYWGFDKRLGILPSILSCNFLLNRLVAHGNVERALAIYKQLKSLGLSPNNFTYAIVIKAMCRKGYLEEADHVYNKMKEAGVNPDSYCCAALIEGICNRRSSDLGYKRLQDLRRMNDPIGVYAYTVVIRGFCNEMKLYEAESVILDMESQGLVPDVYIYSALIHRYCKSHNLRKASELCSQMISKGIKTNCVVASYFLHCLVKMGKTSEVVDVFKKLKESGMFLDGVVYNIVFDALCRLGKVDDAIEMREEMRVKNIDLDIKHYTTLIKGYCLQNKLLDALDMFSEMIKKGFAPDIVTYNVLATGLSRNGHACEAVRILDDMENEGVKPNLATHKLIIEGLCSEGKVVEAEAYLNSLEGKGFKLDIVTYNVLAAGLSRNGHACVAICILDGMENHGVKPNSTTHKLIIEGLFSEGKVVEAEKYFKSLEDKGVEIYSAMVKGYCEADLVGKSYELFLELSDQGDIVKEDSCSKLLSKLCFAGDIDKAKELLKIMLSLNVAPSNIMYSKVLVALCQARDVKQARSLFDFFVGRGYTPDVKTYTIMINSYCRMNSLKEAHDLFQDMKRRGIKPNVITYTVLLDGSFKNAATSDVRTIWGDMKQMETSLDVICYTVLIDGHIKTDNSEDASNLYKEMIYKGLEPDTVTYTAMISSFCNRGHKKKASILLDEMSSKGMAPSSHIISAVNRCILKARKVEVHE
- the LOC130728543 gene encoding putative pentatricopeptide repeat-containing protein At1g13800 isoform X2: MRLLPRFKTCHYSNSLRFASTALAHIDLPSFSDTPPRSSSPCVPELHKDTSNVLQTLHRLHNHPSLALSFFTQLKQQGVFPHSTSAYAAIIRILCYWGFDKRRLGILPSILSCNFLLNRLVAHGNVERALAIYKQLKSLGLSPNNFTYAIVIKAMCRKGYLEEADHVYNKMKEAGVNPDSYCCAALIEGICNRRSSDLGYKRLQDLRRMNDPIGVYAYTVVIRGFCNEMKLYEAESVILDMESQGLVPDVYIYSALIHRYCKSHNLRKASELCSQMISKGIKTNCVVASYFLHCLVKMGKTSEVVDVFKKLKESGMFLDGVVYNIVFDALCRLGKVDDAIEMREEMRVKNIDLDIKHYTTLIKGYCLQNKLLDALDMFSEMIKKGFAPDIVTYNVLATGLSRNGHACEAVRILDDMENEGVKPNLATHKLIIEGLCSEGKVVEAEAYLNSLEGKGFKLDIVTYNVLAAGLSRNGHACVAICILDGMENHGVKPNSTTHKLIIEGLFSEGKVVEAEKYFKSLEDKGVEIYSAMVKGYCEADLVGKSYELFLELSDQGDIVKEDSCSKLLSKLCFAGDIDKAKELLKIMLSLNVAPSNIMYSKVLVALCQARDVKQARSLFDFFVGRGYTPDVKTYTIMINSYCRMNSLKEAHDLFQDMKRRGIKPNVITYTVLLDGSFKNAATSDVRTIWGDMKQMETSLDVICYTVLIDGHIKTDNSEDASNLYKEMIYKGLEPDTVTYTAMISSFCNRGHKKKASILLDEMSSKGMAPSSHIISAVNRCILKARKVEVHE
- the LOC130728543 gene encoding pentatricopeptide repeat-containing protein At2g26790, mitochondrial-like isoform X1; protein product: MRLLPRFKTCHYSNSLRFASTALAHIDLPSFSDTPPRSSSPCVPELHKDTSNVLQTLHRLHNHPSLALSFFTQLKQQGVFPHSTSAYAAIIRILCYWGFDKRLDSLFLDLIALSKQDPSFAIKNLFEELLEGDGIHRKPHLLKAFDGYVKSYVSLNMFEEAYDFLFLTRRLGILPSILSCNFLLNRLVAHGNVERALAIYKQLKSLGLSPNNFTYAIVIKAMCRKGYLEEADHVYNKMKEAGVNPDSYCCAALIEGICNRRSSDLGYKRLQDLRRMNDPIGVYAYTVVIRGFCNEMKLYEAESVILDMESQGLVPDVYIYSALIHRYCKSHNLRKASELCSQMISKGIKTNCVVASYFLHCLVKMGKTSEVVDVFKKLKESGMFLDGVVYNIVFDALCRLGKVDDAIEMREEMRVKNIDLDIKHYTTLIKGYCLQNKLLDALDMFSEMIKKGFAPDIVTYNVLATGLSRNGHACEAVRILDDMENEGVKPNLATHKLIIEGLCSEGKVVEAEAYLNSLEGKGFKLDIVTYNVLAAGLSRNGHACVAICILDGMENHGVKPNSTTHKLIIEGLFSEGKVVEAEKYFKSLEDKGVEIYSAMVKGYCEADLVGKSYELFLELSDQGDIVKEDSCSKLLSKLCFAGDIDKAKELLKIMLSLNVAPSNIMYSKVLVALCQARDVKQARSLFDFFVGRGYTPDVKTYTIMINSYCRMNSLKEAHDLFQDMKRRGIKPNVITYTVLLDGSFKNAATSDVRTIWGDMKQMETSLDVICYTVLIDGHIKTDNSEDASNLYKEMIYKGLEPDTVTYTAMISSFCNRGHKKKASILLDEMSSKGMAPSSHIISAVNRCILKARKVEVHE